One genomic window of Tachypleus tridentatus isolate NWPU-2018 chromosome 12, ASM421037v1, whole genome shotgun sequence includes the following:
- the LOC143234241 gene encoding uncharacterized protein LOC143234241: protein MPLDEVPRSSVPTSASALLSSDEQSTVQRCRSGPGRLASNDTSAATRATNSVPEMSSSLTIPMSCSSPFCQPSPGDDIPTPYLIHPGQSDVTTLEARIDALSRQVQNLEARVTTDLQMIMQHLSQLVELSTVSSAVLPTDGETVARPVTEMTLQSLQRPSSLQSRLALDRIKNRPFRKAISLQCTPSPKEDLKVKPSSRSLDLGRSLEEPLLEDDTHLISSEPPETQCSDQHTKSPSTVHEETQYQPDSWNQPQPQVIQPVQSSRTQSDMRLVKEEHLLAPPGGTLSTSKEIDLKSSTDSKTSDV from the exons ATGCCGCTAGATGAAGTTCCTAGATCTTCTGTTCCAACTAGTGCTTCTGCATTGCTCTCCTCTGATGAGCAATCCACGGTGCAAAGATGCAGGTCTGGACCCGGCCGTCTTGCATCGAATGACACTAGCGCCGCCACGCGGGCGACTAATAGTGTTCCAGAGATGAGCTCCAGTTTAACCATTCCTATGTCATGCTCGAGTCCATTTTGTCAGCCATCCCCTGGTGACGATATTCCTACACCATATCTAATACATCCGGGCCAGTCAGACGTAACTACTCTGGAAGCGAGAATAGATGCTCTCAGTAG GCAAGTTCAAAATCTAGAAGCTCGTGTTACCACGGATTTGCAAATGATAATGCAACATTTGTCACAGCTTGTCGAACTCTCCACTGTTTCTTCCGCGGTATTACCAACAGATGGCGAAACTGTTGCACGGCCTGTTACAGAAATGACACTGCAGTCGTTACAGAGACCAAGTTCTCTTCAAAGTCGACTTGCTTTAGATCGAATAAAAAATAGACCTTTTAGAAAAGCTATCAGTTTACAGTGTACTCCTTCACCTAAGGAGGACCTCAAAGTTAAGCCTTCGTCACGAAGTCTGGATCTAGGCAg GTCTTTAGAAGAGCCATTGCTCGAAGATGATACTCACCTGATCTCATCGGAACCGCCTGAGACTCAGTGCTCTGATCAGCACACCAAATCGCCATCTACCGTGCATGAAGAAACTCAATATCAGCCTGACAGTTGGAATCAG CCTCAACCGCAGGTGATCCAGCCTGTTCAAAGTTCAAGAACTCAGAGTGATATGCGACTTGTGAAAGAGGAACATTTACTAGCTCCACCTGGTGGTACTTTATCAACTTCTAAAGAAATAGACTTAAAGTCCTCCACTGATTCAAAGACTTCAGACGTGTAA